The following are from one region of the Nicotiana tomentosiformis chromosome 7, ASM39032v3, whole genome shotgun sequence genome:
- the LOC104118139 gene encoding uncharacterized protein isoform X1, producing the protein MEDSSENLDDGMLWLPSDIFPVEEVSVTFTPPKFKNNHPTTSTCCCYSCNDHLSLMAEQQETDNENIIQSFAAFSLLHQRNHHLPHTHYVPKPFPISERFRPAERCRCTDCSLSGCVERNRGGELLRTGGVYPYQFYTHQVESLIEARSRVLQMQENRFIRMRNLRINEDRFMGSRFFPFVGSGYGGGGSSTSGGTGVFLPRVPTNINDYRNHPHARKRQGGRNRQDVQQTGQSYPCI; encoded by the exons ATGGAGGATTCTTCTGAAAATCTGGATGATGGAATGTTATGGCTACCGTCTGATATTTTCCCTGTAGAAGAAGTTTCAGTTACTTTTACTCCTCCCAAGTTTAAAAACAACCACCCCACTACCTCTACTTGTTGCTGTTACTCTTGTAATGATCATCTCTCTTTAATGGCTGAACAACAAGAAACTGataatgaaaatatcattcaaaGCTTCGCTGCTTTTTCTCTTCTTCATCAACGTAACCACCACCTCCCTCATACCCACTATGTTCCAAAGCCATTTCCCATTTCTGAG CGGTTCAGACCGGCAGAGAGGTGCAGGTGTACGGATTGTTCCCTTTCTGGGTGTGTTGAACGAAATAGAGGGGGAGAGCTGCTTCGGACCGGCGGTGTTTATCCGTACCAGTTTTATACACACCAG GTTGAGAGCTTGATTGAAGCAAGAAGTAGGGTTTTGCAGATGCAAGAGAACCGGTTCATCAGAATGCGTAACCTGAGAATAAATGAAGACCGGTTCATGGGAAGCCGGTTTTTTCCATTTGTGGGAAGTGGATATGGAGGAGGAGGTAGTTCTACTTCTGGTGGAACAGGTGTTTTCCTTCCGAGAGTACCCACTAACATCAACGATTATCGTAATCATCCTCATGCTAGAAAGAGACAAG GTGGTAGAAATAGGCAGGATGTTCAGCAAACTGGTCAGAGCTATCCATGCATATAA
- the LOC104118139 gene encoding uncharacterized protein isoform X2, with the protein MEDSSENLDDGMLWLPSDIFPVEEVSVTFTPPKFKNNHPTTSTCCCYSCNDHLSLMAEQQETDNENIIQSFAAFSLLHQRNHHLPHTHYVPKPFPISERFRPAERCRCTDCSLSGCVERNRGGELLRTGGVYPYQFYTHQMQENRFIRMRNLRINEDRFMGSRFFPFVGSGYGGGGSSTSGGTGVFLPRVPTNINDYRNHPHARKRQGGRNRQDVQQTGQSYPCI; encoded by the exons ATGGAGGATTCTTCTGAAAATCTGGATGATGGAATGTTATGGCTACCGTCTGATATTTTCCCTGTAGAAGAAGTTTCAGTTACTTTTACTCCTCCCAAGTTTAAAAACAACCACCCCACTACCTCTACTTGTTGCTGTTACTCTTGTAATGATCATCTCTCTTTAATGGCTGAACAACAAGAAACTGataatgaaaatatcattcaaaGCTTCGCTGCTTTTTCTCTTCTTCATCAACGTAACCACCACCTCCCTCATACCCACTATGTTCCAAAGCCATTTCCCATTTCTGAG CGGTTCAGACCGGCAGAGAGGTGCAGGTGTACGGATTGTTCCCTTTCTGGGTGTGTTGAACGAAATAGAGGGGGAGAGCTGCTTCGGACCGGCGGTGTTTATCCGTACCAGTTTTATACACACCAG ATGCAAGAGAACCGGTTCATCAGAATGCGTAACCTGAGAATAAATGAAGACCGGTTCATGGGAAGCCGGTTTTTTCCATTTGTGGGAAGTGGATATGGAGGAGGAGGTAGTTCTACTTCTGGTGGAACAGGTGTTTTCCTTCCGAGAGTACCCACTAACATCAACGATTATCGTAATCATCCTCATGCTAGAAAGAGACAAG GTGGTAGAAATAGGCAGGATGTTCAGCAAACTGGTCAGAGCTATCCATGCATATAA